Proteins from a single region of Strix uralensis isolate ZFMK-TIS-50842 chromosome 12, bStrUra1, whole genome shotgun sequence:
- the TRADD gene encoding tumor necrosis factor receptor type 1-associated DEATH domain protein codes for MAGSSAPWIGSAYLFLQSPCKTIVLPSLYESSQKKPSVFKALKLALADSTGSVNGVDMLKVHCSHPHLIVQLKFCKQENCRRFLQSYREGALQKSLQNHLQLSLAMTTVPLEMELKAGSEHLDNMLKDEDRCLECIYREKPDRLRDEEITELEECLKSLIVHQSINNNMAVKDCASLNSPSLLYPSQGSSLSSQVTFIFQGQEFANRMLTPDDHQKFAKLVSKKWKQVGRSLQKNCRALRDPVIDNLALEYDREGLYEQAYQLLLRFIQSEGKKATIARLIAALEENGLISLAEELLGLHSNEGCC; via the exons ATGGCAGGCAGCTCCGCTCCTTGGATCGGCAGCGCTTATCTCTTCCTCCAGTCGCCGTGCAAGACAATCGTTCTGCCGTCTCTCTACGAAAGCTCCCAGAAGAAACCTAGTGTGTTCAAGGCGCTGAAGCTGGCATTAGCAG ACTCGACCGGCAGCGTGAATGGTGTGGACATGCTCAAAGTGCACTGCAGCCACCCGCACCTGATAGTCCAGCTCAAGTTCTGCAAGCAGGAGAACTGCCGCCGGTTCCTGCAGAGTTACCGGGAAGGAGCGCTCCAGAAGTCCCTCCAGAATCACCTCCAGCTCTCCTTGGCCATGACCACAGTGCCTCTTGAAATGGAGCTGAAGGCTGGCAGCGAGCACCTTGACAACATGCTGAAGGATGAGGATCGCTGCCTGGAGTGCATCTACAGAGAGAAG CCTGACCGCCTGCGGGATGAGGAAATCACAGAGCTGGAGGAGTGCCTCAAGAGCCTGATTGTTCACCAGAGCATCAACAACAATATGGCTGTAAAAGACTGTGCGTCTCTGAACTCCCCATCTCTACTTTATCCTTCTCAAGGCAGCTCCCTTTCCTCACAAGTCACCTTCATCTTTCAGGGACAAGAGTTTG CCAACAGAATGCTCACACCAGACGACCACCAGAAGTTTGCCAAGCTCGTGTCCAAGAAATGGAAACAAGTGGGTCGCTCTTTGCAGAAGAACTGCCGGGCCCTGCGTGATCCTGTCATCGATAACCTGGCCCTCGAATATGACCGAGAGGGACTGTATGAACAAGCCTATCAGCTGCTTCTCAGATTTATCCAGTCAGAGGGGAAGAAGGCCACAATAGCGCGGCTGATCGCAGCCCTGGAAGAAAATGGTCTCATCAGCTTGGCTGAGGAGCTCTTGGGCCTCCATTCCAATGAGGGCTGCTGCTAG